The genomic segment CGGCGTGAACAAGAAACAGGCGCTCTCGCGCGCGTGTCATGCCGACATAACAGAGCCTTCGCTCTTCTTCAAGGCGCAGAGGATCCTCTATCGACTGCCGTGCCGGGAATACACCCTCCTCAAGACCCACCAGAAAAACCGTAGGAAATTCAAGCCCTTTTGCAGAGTGCAGCGTCATGAGATGAACCGCGCTTTCAGCGCTGTCTGCCTGCATTTCGCCGGCTTCAAGGGAAGCATGGGCAAGAAAGGCCGAGCGCATCGGGGCACCCGTCTCGGTTTCGTTTTCATCATACTGAAACTGACGGGCAGCGTTGACAAGTTCCTGCAGGTTATCCATGCGGGATTCTGACTTATCCGTCTTTAAACGCGAGAAATGCGCATGCAGACCGCTTTTTTGCAACAGTGTCTGAATTTGTTCATCAAGCGGCAGATTTGTCGCATCCTGTTGCAGCGATTGTATCAACTGTACAAATTTTTCAAGCGCACTGCTGGCGCGTTGCGTAAATTCGCCGCTTGTCAACAACCCGGCTGCCGCCTCCCAGAGAGAGATTTCCTGGTCTCGTGCGTGCGAGCGCAGGGTATCAAGGGTTTTTTCACCGATTCCGCGCACGGGAAAATTAACGACCCGCTCAAAAGCAGTGTCATCGTGAGGATTGGCCATCAGGCGCAGATAGGCAAGTGCATCCTTGACTTCAGCACGCTCAAAAAAGCGCATGCCGCCGTAAATACGATACGCAATTCCAGCGCGCATGAGCGATTCTTCCAGTACACGTGACTGGGCGTTGGAGCGATAGAGAATGGCGAAATGTTCAGGAAGATGCCCGCGACCCATCTCTATACGGATACGCTCGGTCACAAACCGCGCTTCATCAATTTCGTTGAAAGCGTCATAAACCTGAATCCTGTCGCCGCGAGCACCCTCCGTCCAGAGCTCTTTACCCATGCGCCGCGTATTATTGCTGATAAGGGCATTTGCCGCTTCAAGAATGGTGGGGGTTGAGCGATAGTTACGTTCAAGGCGTATGACCCTTGTATCCGCGAAGTCGCGCGAGAACTGCTCAATATTTTCAACACGCGCCCCGCGCCAGCCATAAATAGACTGGTCATCATCACCAACAGCCATCACAGACGCGCCGCCACTCGCAAGCAGCCGAATCCAGGCATACTGGATGGCGTTGGTATCCTGAAACTCATCCACAAGAATCGCGCGAAAACGCGACTGATAATGCAGAAGAATGTCTGGATGGTCGCGTAACAGTTCATGGGCGCGAAGAAGAATTTCGGCAAAATCAACAACGCCGGCGGTCTGGCAGGCCTGTTCATAAGCCGCATAGATTTTCGCAAGTGTGCGGGTTGGGCCGTGAGGCGGCAGATGGATGTGGGCCGCACGCAGACCATCATCCTTTTTACCGTTGATAAAAGACTGAGCCTGCCGCGCCGGCCACTGTTCTTCATCAAGGTTTAACCCCTGAATCACCCGCTTCAGCAAACGCAGCTGGTCGTCACTGTCAAGAATCTGAAATGCCTCCGGCAGTCGCGCGCGCTCCCAGTGGATGCGCAACAGGCGATGACAAAGGCCGTGAAACGTTCCCACCCAAAGGCCCGCCGGAGAAAGTTGAAGTGCTTCTGAAAGTCGCGACTTCATTTCACCCGCGGCCTTGTTGGTAAAGGTCACCGCAAGGATTTCATGCAGCGAAAAGCCACACTCTGTCACCAGCCAGCCAAGACGGTGTACCAGTACACGCGTCTTGCCACTGCCAGCACCGGCCAGCACCAGGGTGTTTCCGGGTGGCGCACTGACTGCCTCTGCCTGTCGCGGGTTGAGTCCTTGAAGCCATATATCCTGTGACATTGCTGACATCCACTTCAAAAAAATTTTTGGCATTATCCCGAATTTCGGCGTTAAAGACAAAATAAATCAGGTATATTCATCGAGCTGAAACTCGTGTAGTATCATCAGCAATGTTTAAAGGACTGCCATACATGTGCCAGAAGACACTTTACCTGTTATTGCCCCTTGTTTTAACCGGCTGTGCCCACAAGGGAACCCTGCCTGAGGACCCATGGGAGCCTTATAACCGGCGGGTTCACACGTTTAATATGGCGTTCGATACCACTTTTCTAAAGCCCCCCGCGCGCCTTTACAAGGCGGTAGTCCCTCAACCGGTGCGCCGTGGTGTCAATAATTTCTACACCAACTTCAGTATGTCATCAACTGTGGTCAATGACCTGCTTCAGGCACAATGGACGATGGCCATCAAGGATACCTGGCGCTTTATTGCCAACACAACCATCGGAATTGGGGGAATCTTTGACCCGGCAAGCCATATGGGATTGCCTCCTCATGTGAATGACCTCGGCATCACGCTCGCGAAATGGGGCGACATGAATTCTCCTTATCTGGTTCTGCCCTTCCTTGGGCCTTCAACCCTGCGTGATACCTTCGCTCAAACCTTTGATTATTCACTCTTTACACCCTATCCCTGGATTCGTTCCAATCCAGTACTCTACTCCATGCTTGGCGTGCGCTACGTAGATTTAAGGGCGCAGCTGCTCGATACCGATCGCCTGCTTGCTGAAGCCCTCGACTCCTACACATTCGTTCGTGACGCCTGGCTGCAGCATCGCCGCTATCAGATTACCGGAGAAGAACAGGCCAATGAGGGCAGTCTTTATATAGAAGAAGAACAGGAATCCGGAGCAAGCCCTCTTGGAGGGGTGTAACTGAAGGCAGTCGTCACAAGAGAAATTGGATCTAAAATTGAAAGGATTTGCAGCCCGGCTTCTCTCGTGACAACGGCATCTAAAGGCCAAGGACTTCTTTTTCAAGGCAGCGCAGATAATCTCCTGCAATGTCCAAACCACTGAACGCTTCGATTTCACGCAGACACGTGGGGCTTGTCACGTTGATTTCCGTAAGATAATCGCCTATCACATCAATCCCCACAAAATAGAGCCCCTTCTCGCGCAGAACAGGTGCGAGGATAGCTGCAATTTCACGCTGACGCTCACTTATGGGAACGACTTCTCCACGAGCGCCTGCTGCCAGGTTTCCACGCATGTCGCCACTCGCCGGGATACGCGCCAGCGCATAGGGAACCGGTTCGCCATTAATGAGAAGAACGCGCTGGTCACCACTGCCTGCAATATCGGCAATGTAGCGCTGCGCCATGACGGTGACCGTTTCACCGTGGGTCAGGGTTTCAAGAATGACAGGCAGGTTCGCACCGGTTTTATCGACTCTAAAGACTGACCTCCCGCCCATACCTTCAAGCGGTTTAAAAACAACATCGCCATGGTGGGCATGAAACGCCCGGAGACTGGCCATATTGCGTGAGGTCAGCGTGGGCGGGCAGCATTGCGGGAAATGCTGGGTAAAAAACTTCTCGTTGCAGTCGCGAAGGCTTTGCGCCCGGTTAGCCACCAGCACACCCTCTTTAGCGGCTAAATCGAGCGCATAAGTCGCCACAATGTATTCCATGTCAAAGGGCGGGTCCTTGCGCATCAGGATGATATTAAAGCTAGTAAGCGGTACCGTGGCATGGGAGGTAAGTGCAATGGGGGTTGCGTTTTTATTGAGGCTTAGTTTTGAAACATGCGCCTTCGCCACTCCGCCCTCGACCTGCATGTCAGAAAGCCTGAAGACAAAAACCTCCCACCCGAACTCCTCAGCGCGCTGCAAAATGCGAAGCGTGGTATCTTTTGCCGGCTTTAACGTTGACACATCGTCCATCAAGACTGCAAGTTTCATGCGTTCACTCCACTTTCCATGCGTTCCCGTCCCGCGGCCAGTGCCGCGAGGCGCGCTATCACACCATATGCATAAAAACGATTCGGACACTCTTCCACAGCCAAATCATCACGCGGCATATTGCACGGATTGGCAAAGGCAAGTGGTTCAAACTGCATGCCGGGCGCATTTAGATTTTCATCAACACCGCGTCCGGTATGCACGCGATAAAATCCTCCCACAACGAATTGACCCAGCATATACACAACCGGCTCGGCAACCGCACCCTGTGGCATGGTTTCAAACGTATGCACACCCTCCTGAATCAGTACCTGTTCCACTCGGCGACTGCCCTTGCTCGCTGACATGCGGGTACGCGATTTTCGGTTCATTGCAAGGATTTCCGAGGCATCATGCACCATCATTACGCTCATGCCATACGTACCGTTATCGGCCTTTACGACCGTAAAAGGCGTTTCGTTAATGTCATACATCCGGTATTTTTCACGCACAATACCAAGAATACGGTCTACCTCATGAGCAACTTTCTCAAGCCCTTCCTGCGCCATAAAATCCACGCCACCCGCAACGCCAAATTCCGGGTTGATAAACCATGGATCCATCCCGGTAAGCCTTGAAAACGCATGTGCCACTTCCTGATACTTCGTAAAGTGTACTGATTTAAAACGCGTGGCCCAGCCAAGATTGGCCGCCGGTTCAACCGGCTGTTTAACGCCTTCAAGAATTTCTGGAACCCCGCTGGACAAGTCATTATTCAGGAGGACAAAACAGGGGTCAAAATCACTAAGGCCAATCCGGTCGCCACGCCGCAGGACAGGCTCCACGAGGATTCTGGCACCATTGGCAGCTTCCATGTAAACGGGCTCTTTCAGTGTTTCATCAAGGCTTCCAACACGTACCAGAAAACCTGCCTGCTGCAGAATGCCACGTAAGACCGAAAGGCTTTGCCAGTAAAAAAGATTGCGGCTGTGGCTCTCAGGAATAAGAAGAATTTTTGTGCATTCAGGAAAGAAGTCCTGTACCACTGATTGCATGGCCTGTACACAAAGGGGCATAAAATCAGGGTTAAGGTTATTAAAACCTGCGGGAAAAAGATTGGTATCTACAGGTGCAAGTTTAAAGCCGGCGTTGCGTAAATCCACGGAAGAGGTAATGGGAGGCGGGGTCATCTGCCATTGCCGGCGAAACCAGGCTTCGATGGTAGCCACCTGCGAGAGAATGACTTCTTCTACATGATGCAACGGCCCACATTGTGCGGTTTTAAGTCGTGGAACCGGGTTTTGCGGTTGCATGAACATATCCTCTTTTCCCAGACATTTGCGCATGGTAGCGCAGGTTTAGTGAAAAGGAAAATTCAGAGGCACTTGTGCTAACATGGCTAAATCATAAGGATATCATCATGAGAGCAGTATGAAGTTGCGTTTTTTTAATTATCCCCTTGTTCTTTTAGTGCTGCTTGGTTTTATATGGGGCTGTGGTTATTCACTGTCCCGATATGCATTAACTCACGGCGTGCCTCCTCTGGGCTATGCGTTCTGGCAAACGCTTGGACCGGCTCTGCTGCTTGGCGTGACGGGCGGGTTTCGACGCGGCGGGCGCCTTCGAAATCCTGCTGACTGGCGTTTTTTCCTGATTTGCGGCCTTGCGGGCATTGCCATCCCTAATACCAACATGTATTTTCTCGCACCCCATCTGCCTGCGGGCATGCTGGCGGTTCTTGTTAATACAGTGCCCTTAATCATCTATCCGATGGCCATTTTTTTAGGTCTGGAACGCTTTGAAAGCTGCCGCTTTTCAGCAGTTTTACTTGGTGTTTTTGGTCTGATGTCACTTGTAACCGCTCCCCTTTCAGTGAACGTCTATACTCTGGCGGCACTCTTGACACCACTTGCTTTTGCGGCCTGTTCGCTCTATATCGCAAACCTTGGTAAGCAGGCACCAGAGGCTCATGAATCTGCCTGTGGC from the Legionella geestiana genome contains:
- the uvrD gene encoding DNA helicase II, giving the protein MSQDIWLQGLNPRQAEAVSAPPGNTLVLAGAGSGKTRVLVHRLGWLVTECGFSLHEILAVTFTNKAAGEMKSRLSEALQLSPAGLWVGTFHGLCHRLLRIHWERARLPEAFQILDSDDQLRLLKRVIQGLNLDEEQWPARQAQSFINGKKDDGLRAAHIHLPPHGPTRTLAKIYAAYEQACQTAGVVDFAEILLRAHELLRDHPDILLHYQSRFRAILVDEFQDTNAIQYAWIRLLASGGASVMAVGDDDQSIYGWRGARVENIEQFSRDFADTRVIRLERNYRSTPTILEAANALISNNTRRMGKELWTEGARGDRIQVYDAFNEIDEARFVTERIRIEMGRGHLPEHFAILYRSNAQSRVLEESLMRAGIAYRIYGGMRFFERAEVKDALAYLRLMANPHDDTAFERVVNFPVRGIGEKTLDTLRSHARDQEISLWEAAAGLLTSGEFTQRASSALEKFVQLIQSLQQDATNLPLDEQIQTLLQKSGLHAHFSRLKTDKSESRMDNLQELVNAARQFQYDENETETGAPMRSAFLAHASLEAGEMQADSAESAVHLMTLHSAKGLEFPTVFLVGLEEGVFPARQSIEDPLRLEEERRLCYVGMTRARERLFLVHAGMRRLYGREEYHRPSRFLRELPAELLEEVRGGGMGAMSRPRSSAPASRVSLQEQECGFRLGQSVVHARFGDGVVLAVEGSGANTRLQVRFSEHGSKWLVLAYANLSAAGS
- a CDS encoding MlaA family lipoprotein, giving the protein MCQKTLYLLLPLVLTGCAHKGTLPEDPWEPYNRRVHTFNMAFDTTFLKPPARLYKAVVPQPVRRGVNNFYTNFSMSSTVVNDLLQAQWTMAIKDTWRFIANTTIGIGGIFDPASHMGLPPHVNDLGITLAKWGDMNSPYLVLPFLGPSTLRDTFAQTFDYSLFTPYPWIRSNPVLYSMLGVRYVDLRAQLLDTDRLLAEALDSYTFVRDAWLQHRRYQITGEEQANEGSLYIEEEQESGASPLGGV
- the gshB gene encoding glutathione synthase; the protein is MKLAVLMDDVSTLKPAKDTTLRILQRAEEFGWEVFVFRLSDMQVEGGVAKAHVSKLSLNKNATPIALTSHATVPLTSFNIILMRKDPPFDMEYIVATYALDLAAKEGVLVANRAQSLRDCNEKFFTQHFPQCCPPTLTSRNMASLRAFHAHHGDVVFKPLEGMGGRSVFRVDKTGANLPVILETLTHGETVTVMAQRYIADIAGSGDQRVLLINGEPVPYALARIPASGDMRGNLAAGARGEVVPISERQREIAAILAPVLREKGLYFVGIDVIGDYLTEINVTSPTCLREIEAFSGLDIAGDYLRCLEKEVLGL
- the gshA gene encoding glutamate--cysteine ligase: MQPQNPVPRLKTAQCGPLHHVEEVILSQVATIEAWFRRQWQMTPPPITSSVDLRNAGFKLAPVDTNLFPAGFNNLNPDFMPLCVQAMQSVVQDFFPECTKILLIPESHSRNLFYWQSLSVLRGILQQAGFLVRVGSLDETLKEPVYMEAANGARILVEPVLRRGDRIGLSDFDPCFVLLNNDLSSGVPEILEGVKQPVEPAANLGWATRFKSVHFTKYQEVAHAFSRLTGMDPWFINPEFGVAGGVDFMAQEGLEKVAHEVDRILGIVREKYRMYDINETPFTVVKADNGTYGMSVMMVHDASEILAMNRKSRTRMSASKGSRRVEQVLIQEGVHTFETMPQGAVAEPVVYMLGQFVVGGFYRVHTGRGVDENLNAPGMQFEPLAFANPCNMPRDDLAVEECPNRFYAYGVIARLAALAAGRERMESGVNA
- a CDS encoding DMT family transporter — protein: MKLRFFNYPLVLLVLLGFIWGCGYSLSRYALTHGVPPLGYAFWQTLGPALLLGVTGGFRRGGRLRNPADWRFFLICGLAGIAIPNTNMYFLAPHLPAGMLAVLVNTVPLIIYPMAIFLGLERFESCRFSAVLLGVFGLMSLVTAPLSVNVYTLAALLTPLAFAACSLYIANLGKQAPEAHESACGMLLAATLLLLPLVLSTHSFYPLSVFPDTVQSVVLLEILLSTIGYVLFFRLIRLAGPVFYSLVGGVVALTGIFWGRILFDERLTLRETLACACITGAVFLLSWRQSRLIKGEAT